DNA sequence from the Vicia villosa cultivar HV-30 ecotype Madison, WI linkage group LG3, Vvil1.0, whole genome shotgun sequence genome:
GCCTGCCAAAGAGAGTGGGAAGGAAGCAATTACTGAGGCTAGCACAGAGCAAGTGTTGGAAAGCAAGGAATATACTCCTAAGGGGGGTGGATAGCAAGATTACTAGGCAGGAACAATGGTCATCCCCTAAAGTAGGCAGGAAGGGACATGGAACTAGCAGAAATAAAGGTAAAGTTCCTATTCAAGTCTTGTGTAGTAATGGCTTCAATGCTTTAGGGGATTGGATTGACCCCATAGGGCATGAAGAACGTGAACCATGTTAGTTTCATGGAATCTGAGGGTGCTCAATAAGGTTGGCAAACTGAGAGAGATTAGCTCCCATCTCTTAGGGTTACAACAAGATATTTGCATTCTTTTGGAAACTAGGGTAAAAAAGGTTAAGGCTGAGTTGATTAGGAAGAAACTGAAAATACATGATGCTTATGCTGATAACTATAATAGTCATGTAAATGGTAGAATATGGATTAGCTGGAATCCCCTGAATACCAATATCAAAGTCTTGAACTGTACTGAGCAGATGATTCACTACAAGGTTATGGATCCTTCTAGTAAGCTTAAATTTCAACTGACTGCAGTCTATGCCTTGAATACTCTGGCTCAGAGAAGGAAACTCTGGAAGGATATTAGCATCCTGCCTAGAATTGATCATGAGCCATGGTACCTCATTGGAGACTACAACAACGTACTAAGAAGCAAAGATAAGATTGGTGGCAGCCTTGTTACTGAAAGAGAATTTTTGGACTTGCAAACTATGATGGACATGTGTAATCTGACTGAAATGGAGAACCAGGGTGACTACTATACTTGGCATAACAAGCATGATAGGGATCCTATCTTTTCCAGAATTGACAGGGTTTTGGGAAACACAGCTTGGTTCCAAAACATGGAAATGAATCTGAGGCACCACCCTCCTCACATCTCTGATCATTCTTTGCTTCAGGTTAGCATGAATGCCCTTCCCATTCACAAGAGAAGCCATTTCAAGTTTGTAAATTAGACCGTGGAGTTAGAGGGTTTCCAAGCAGTTGTGGCCAACAATTGGAATCTGCCTATACATGGGAGTCCTCCCTATGTGCTATGGGAAAAACTCAAAAGGCTGAAGCCCATTCTCAAGAAGCTTAGCAAGCCCTTGAATGACATTCAAAGAGCCATTTTGAAAGCTAGGGATGACCTACAGCACATGCAGCTAAAGCAGGCAAATGATCACATGAACACAGAGACTATAAGGAGCATTAAGAATGTCACTGAGGATATAGTCAGATGGCAAGAGATGGAAGAAAAAGTCCTACAACAAAAAGCTAAAATAGACTGGATCAAAATGGGAGATGGCAACAATCAATACTTCCATGCCTCTCTGAAAAGTAAAAATAAGGCTAAGAGGATTCTGCTCTGCAGGCAGGATGGTAATCCCATATCATCTACTAAGGAGATTGAAGAGGAAGTTCTCAGATACTATAGTGAGCTGATGGGAAAGGATGATAGAGATTTGCAGCAGATTGACATCAATGCTATGAGAAAAGGTAGGCAGCTAACTCTTGAGCAGAGACATGAAATGGTCCAGGAAATACAGGAGAAGGAAATCTATGTAGCTTTACAGGGCATGGGGGACTCAAAAGCTCCAGGCCTTGATGGATACAATGCCAAATTTTTCAAAAGCTGCTGGAGTATTGTCAAACAGGATGTGGTTAACACTATCACCTACTGGTTCAGGAATAGCACCATGTTTACAGGGTTTAATAGTACTCTTGTTACTCTCCTTCCCAAGACATCTGaggaaaaaaatatgaaagaCTACAGGCCTATAGCTTGTTGCTCCACAGTCTACAAACTATACTCCAAAGTCTTGACAAACAGGCTAGCCAAAGTTATAGGATCCATAGTTGGGCTCAATCAAGCTGCATTCATCCTAGGCCAACAAATTCACAAACACATTCTCCCGGCTTATGAATTAATAATGGGCTATACTAGGAAATAGGGTCCACCCAGATGCATGATACAACTGGACTTGCAGAAAGCATATGACATGCTTAGTTGGAAGGCTTTAGACACTGTCCTCCATGAGGTAGGAATTCCTGACCAATTTGTGAGATAGATTATGAATGGGGTGACTACAGTGACTTATCGATACAATATCAATGGGGAGAATTCTCAAATGCTTAGAGCAGCCAGGGGTATAAGGCAGAGAGATCCTATCTCTCCCTACCTCTTTGTGATAGTTATGGAATACATGAGCAGACTTCTCCATCAAATGCAACTGGACCCTGATTTCCACCACCATTCTAGATGCAAAAAGTTGGGACTGACTCAtctcacttttgcagatgatgtaCTGCTCTTTGCTCGAGGAGATACTACCTCAGTCCAAAAAATGAAGCATACCCTGCATTGTTTCTCAGATTCTGCTGGACTGAGTGTCAACCCTATGAAATGCTATGTGTATATGGGAGCTATGGAGGAGGGAGCTAGGCAGCAAATCATGGAGATAATAGGGTTTAGAGAAGGCACTCTGCCTTTTAGATACCTTGGAGTTCCCTTAACTTGCAAAAGATTGTCTGCAGCTCACTATTTGCCTCTAATTGAGAAGATCCTCCAAAGATTACAACACTGGAGTACAAGATTCTTGAGTAAAGCTGGTAGAATCCAACTTGTACAGAGTGTCAGCTTTGCCATAGCCAACTATTGGCTTCAATGCCTGCCCTTGTCCAAGTGTGTGATTCAAAAGATTCAAACTGCCTACAGAATATTTGTATGGACTAGGGGCACTACTCCTAGTAGGAAAAGCCCAGTTGCATGGAAGAAAATCTGTAAACCTCGAGCTAAAAGAGGGTATAATGTGATTGATGTTGAGGGTTGGAACAAAATCACTATGATGAAACTTCTATGGGATCTGAAAATGAAATCTGATTGCCTCTGGGTCAGATGGATTCATTCCTATTTCATCAAAGGTCAGGATCTGTTACATGTGGAGATACCAACATCTGCATCCTGGGTATACAAAGGCGTACTCAATACTAGAGCACACATTGTTGTGATACAAGAGCAGTGGGATAGAAGTCTGCTGGCTAAGAAGTTTCACATGAGCAAGATGTGAAGGATGGAAAAAcaattagaaaggggggtttgaataagtgtagctttaaaaacttgtaagataaaaacaatttgcacaatgatttttatcctggttcgttgttaactaaactactccagtccacccctttggagtgatttacctcacctgaggatttaatccactaatcacacttgattacaatggttttccacttagagactctctaagtcttctagagtatcctgatcacaacctgatcactctaggaacaatcttcttagacaacttctaagacttgctagagtatactgatcaacaacctgatcactctagtcctttacaaattaatgtaaacaatttttaagagtattacaatgcttctgaaaagctataatcacaactgtgatatttctcttaaagtttaagcttaatctcactaatatattacaacagcaatgtagtgagcttgatgatgaagtttgagagctttttgatttGAACGGCGTATGTGCAAGTTGGTTCAGCgttcgtaacatagcttctcatcagaacttcatatttattggcacttgagaagatgaccgttgggagcatttaatgctttgcgtaatccatacagcattgcatttaatgtttcactcttttgtcaactaccttgagccttgtttccgctgtgtctactaacgttgcctttaatagcttctaacgttccttttgtcagtcagcgtagcctgccatctagtacttgcttctgatctgatgtttgtgtaaacaacttTTGAAtctcatcagagtcaaacagcttggcgcagagcatcttcttgtcttctaaccttgaagtgcttctgagcgtgataccatgagaacttcagtgcttctgcttctgaactcaagttcttctgatgtttccatagacccatgttctgattctgcttgaccatcttctgatgtcttgccagaccatgttctgatgttgcatgttgaaccttctgagtcagtgcttcttgcgctgattttgtgcatactctttgtataattcctgaaacggaatttgcatagtattagagtaccacattatctcatacacaattcatatccttgttatcatcaaaactaagaatattgatcagaacaaatcttgttctaacaatctccccctttttgatgatgacaaaaacatacataaatgatatgagttTGCGATCAGAAAGGACAGAcaactaaagacaattacacagctatagcataagcatatagacaatgtgtgaatatgtctccccctgagattaacaatctccccctgagataaataatctccccctgaaattaatactagaagaattttataaataaaagacttccctgagtatttcagtagagacgtttacatatgcttagatcttcagaacattcacagcttctgattcttgcttccataggacagcttcagaacttgaatttcctagatcttcagagtattcacagc
Encoded proteins:
- the LOC131658597 gene encoding uncharacterized protein LOC131658597, encoding MNGVTTVTYRYNINGENSQMLRAARGIRQRDPISPYLFVIVMEYMSRLLHQMQLDPDFHHHSRCKKLGLTHLTFADDVLLFARGDTTSVQKMKHTLHCFSDSAGLSVNPMKCYVYMGAMEEGARQQIMEIIGFREGTLPFRYLGVPLTCKRLSAAHYLPLIEKILQRLQHWSTRFLSKAGRIQLVQSVSFAIANYWLQCLPLSKCVIQKIQTAYRIFVWTRGTTPSRKSPVAWKKICKPRAKRGYNVIDVEGWNKITMMKLLWDLKMKSDCLWVRWIHSYFIKGQDLLHVEIPTSASWVYKGVLNTRAHIVVIQEQWDRSLLAKKFHMSKM